The Marispirochaeta aestuarii genome contains the following window.
CGGTACTCGTCATTGGACAGACAGTAGAACTCACCGGTTGTTCCAATGGCGAATATTCCGTGAACGCCTCCGTCAAGCAGAAAATCGATCAGCTTGCGAAGGGCTTTCTCGTTCACCTTGCCGTCTTTTGTCAGGGGGGTGATCATTGCGGGCAGTACGCCCTTGGGAGCAAAATTCATACTCATCTCCTGTGTGCAGAGCCGCCTGCGGGCCTGCAAAAAAGTATTGCTTATAATGAAAAATTATGAAATATTATGTCTGATGCATCAGGCATCTGTCAATTGTTTTGCATCGACTTTTTCGTTGTTTCCTTATCCCGCATCGTATATCATTGAAAGGAACCGCAGGAAACGCGCAGCAGACGGGGACGGAGATCATTACCTATGGAAAAACAGGATACAGCACTTACGGCAGTTAACGATCAGTTCAGGTCCCTGAGTGAGACGGTTTACAGTAAAATCCGGGAAGCCATTCTTGCACGGGAACTTGAGCCGGGGGAACGCTTGAGCGAGCGGATGCTGGTGGATAAGCTGGGGGTGAGTTCAACCACGGTAAAACGGGCCCTCCAGCAGCTTCAGGCCGAAGGCCTGGTGGAAATACAGCCCCGGAAGGGTACCTACGTGGTGGAGAGTTTCCCCGCCATGGAAGAGAACACCGTTATGCGGGCCTCCCTGGAAGGGCTGGCCGCCCGCTTTGCCGCTTCCAAGGCAACAGATGAGGATCTGCAGGAGATGCGGGAACAGATAGTGGAAATGCGCCGCAGAACCGAAAAAGATACCCAGCAGAATATAAGCGAAGCGAACGCACGGTTTCATTCCCTGGTCCATCGGGCCTCCTATAACCCCTATGTCGGGCGCCTGATCGATGTTCTCAGAAATTTTGACCGCGATCTGCGTCATCAGGCCCTCTCTGATCATGAAGAAGCTGTCCGGGGGCTGAAGGACCATATCTCGGTCTTCGAGGCTATCGAAGCCCGGGACGGCGACCTGGCGGAGGAGCGGATGCGCCGGCATATCTTAAGGACCCTGGAGTTTGTAAAGACCGGGATGAAAAAGGGCGGAAAAAAATTCTAGAAGCTTCCCCGGGGCTGAACCGTATTTCTACCCCCCGATTCGAGGCACAGCGGCATATTTCTCTTTTCTGCAAAAGATTAGTATTTTAGGCAGGCATGCTGTTCATAAGGAGGAATATATGAAACTCAGTGCACGCAATCAGATCAAAGGCAAGGTGCTTAAAGTTACCAGGGGGGCAGTCAACTCCGAGGTAATCCTGGAAATCCCCGGAGGAGCCCAGATTGTCTCGATCATAACCAATAGTTCCGCCGAAAGCCTGGGGCTGGCGGAAGGAAAGACAGCCTACGCGGTAATCAAGGCCTCCAATGTCATGGTGGCGGTGGATTAAAATCCATTGAGGTCCATGGGCCCGGTTCGGTCCTGTTCCGGGCCCAGGTTTTCCGGAATTGCCGTACTGAGTGTCCGGAGATTCCCGCTCCCCGACGGAGGTTTCCATCTTCCCCGGACTTTTCCTGAAAGTGTGCCCCGAAGACCTTTGACCCGACGTCTCTATCTATGCCTGCTCCCTTTTGTTCTTTTTTTCGTTCTTCTCTTTACGCTTCTCTTTCTGGGTTTTCAGCGGTTTCTTCTTGCTGTCCTTGTGTGTGTTTCTTTCTTTTCCCATGAGTGGCTCCTTGTCGCCGTCAACTTTCCTTACGAATGGACCGGTCAGGGCTTCTGCACATGAAGCGGCTAAGTACATCACCGGTCAGTATAAGATACTTCCCTGGGCCGACTTAATCCAGGCATTTTGAAAAAACCTGATAAATTAGGGTCTTGACGAAACATAGCGCCGATACCTCAGGTACCTGGGACCGTATTCGGAGGGATTTCTGCTTTTTCCCCGGAGATACGCCCGTGGGAACCTGCCCCGTCCGTTTCCTTTACGGCGGAATCGATACCCTTTGCCCTGGTCAGGGCTCCCGGAGCTCAGCCCGCTGCCGGAGAGGGCTTCGTAGTTCCCTTGTCCTTTACCGATGATAATATCGGCGCTGTTCAGGAGTTCCCGAAACCCCGGGCTCAGGAACTTCGGTACCGCCCCCGGGGCGGGGAAGCCGCTGGAGGCCACCTCGCAGAGCCTGTCCATTCCGTGGCACGGGCATCCTCCATGGTGACATCGTTGATGATCCGGTAAATCGGAACCGCGTTCTCCGGGGGGGAGGCATTCCTTGATAACAGGGGTATCAGGCGGGAAACCCCGGTTGCGTACGAAAGCAGATGGAATCAAAAGGCATTCCCCACCCTGACAATATGTATCCCGACGGGACTATCCGAGAAGGACTTTCCTGAATCGGGCTTCCCGGAGATCCGACAATAAGAATGTTACTTCCTGATTATCTCTTTCTCGATTTTCCGCATCCGCTTGTTCATTTCATTCACCCGGAACTCCAGACTGTTGAGGATCCAGAACTGGAAATGATTGAATTTATGCTGGGAATGAATCATCCAGACAATCTTGATCGAAACCAGAAGTACGCTGATCTCGATGGATACAAAGGCAGGCAGAAAATGGGTCGTAAGCTCCAGAACAAAGAAAACCAGAATCACAAAGAGGAAAAGGCCGTTGATTATATTGTCCCGGTGGGAATAGTCCTTTCCCCCGATCTTGCCCAGGAGTGAGCGGATGCGTTCCTTCTCCCGGTTGAACTCTTCCAGGTCCTCGAGGAGTTCCTTTTCCCGTGCCGCCAGATCGTCCATATGTGTCATGGGTCTATTGTAGGGGCGGATTCCCCTGCTGTCCATTCTGAACCTGTATTTTTCCTGTTTTCCCCCGGAGGATAAATATGTATACTGTGCGCTACGGAGGCACACCCCATGGCGAAACTATGGCAGAAGGACTACTCTCTTGATTCCCTGATCGAAAGCTTTACCGTCGGCAGGGATTATCTTCTTGACATGGAGCTTCTTCCGGCGGACTGCACCGCAAGTCTTGCCCACGCAAGCATGCTTGCAACCGTCGGCCTTCTGTCGGACAGCGAGCTCTCTTCTCTTTCCCGGGGGATCCGGTCGGTACTGGATGAATATGGATCCGGGGAGTATAGAATAGAAAAGAGCGACGAGGACGGCCATACCGCTCTGGAAAACCGTCTTGTGGCCCTCTGCGGAGAGGCGGGCAAGAAGATCCACACCGGGCGCAGCAGGAACGATCAGGTCATCACTGCCCTCAGGCTCTACTCCCGGGCATTCCTGTCCGAAGCGGTCCTCGCGGGGATCGACACGGTGGATGCCCTGTTGAAACTCGCCCGGGAACATGAAAAGACTCCCATGCCCGGACGAACCCACATGCAGATTGCCATGCCCTCCTCAGTTGGGCTCTGGGCGGCTGCCTATGCCGAAGAGCTTCTCGACGCTCTCAGGCAGCTTCTCTCCATCGACGCAGTTCTGGACCAGTCACCCCTGGGCTCTGCGGCCTCCTACGGGGTTCCCCTGCCTCTGGACCGTGAGCTGACCGCCGAACTCATGGGTTTTTCCGGAGTTCAGAACAATGTTCTTTATGTGAACAACTCCCGGGGGAAATTCGAGTCCTACCTGCTGGATGCATGTGAGCAGATCGGTCTGACCTTGAGCAAGATGGCCCAGGACCTGATTCTCTTTTCCCTGCCGGAGTTCGGATACTTCTCCCTGCCCCGGGAGCTCTGCTCCGGGTCCAGTATCATGCCCCAGAAGAAGAACCCCGATGGTCTCGAACTCATGCGGGCAAAATCGGCGACCCTCTCATCCTACGCATCCCAGGTAAAAGGGATCCTGCGTTCCCTTCCCTCGGGCTATAACCGGGATTTCCAGGAGACCAAGGAACCCTTTCTGCGGGGAGCCCGGCTGTGCATTCAGATGCTGCGGGTCAGCACACTGACCATATCGAAGCTCGAGGTCAACAAAGAGGCCTTAAAGCGGGGTTTCACTCCTGAGATCTACGCCACGGATGTGGCACTGGAGATGGCGGCAAAGGGAAAGAGTTTCCGCGACGCCTACCGGGAGGTAGGTACAGCCCTGGAGAAGGTGAAGGACCGGGATCCCGGGGAGTCTCTCAAGCAGCGCAGCTCAACAGGGTCTCCGGGAAACCTGAACCTCTCTTTCGCCGCCACCCGTGCGGCGGAGATCGCCTCCCATGCCCGTGCCCTGGGAGAATCCCTGGCTGCTTCAGCCTCTGACCTCGTCGGCCGTGAGGTCCCGCTCTTTCCGCCTCTGCCGTGATTCCGCCAGGGTCCGCAGGGCCCCGGCGGCTACGAGTCCGAGGAAGGTAATAAAAAACGGGGAGGCCAGCAGCAGGGAATCGGGAATTCCCGTCATTCCCTGGAGTACCGTTGCAGTGGCGTTGGCTGCAGAGAAGAGGAGCACCGTGGCCAGCAGGCCCAGGGGACTTTTCCCGGCGATATAGAGGGCAACCAGGGCAATCCAGCCGCGTCCGCCGGTCATGTTCGGTACGTAGGCTCCAATGTCCAGGGCCAACAGGGCGCCTGCAGCACCGCAGCCGATTCCGGATAGCACCAGGGTTTGAAGGCGCACCATTTTTACCGGGTGTCCCAGATTCTCCAGGGTCTCCGGAGCCTCTCCAGCTGCGATGACCCTGTGTCCCCAGCGGGTCTTGCTCATAATCAGCATCAGGGCGGTAAAGGCGAATCCGGCTGCAAGTACGGGGATGATGCCGTGGTCCGGCGGAAAGGTTCTGGAGGTATTCAGGATTGCGGGTCGCAGCACCCCTTTTGTGCCGAAGGCCATCTGGGAAGCGATGCCAAGAAAGCCTGCGGCAGCAAGGTTGAGTCCCAGACCGCTTAAGAAGATGTTCGCTTCCAGTCTCAGCACCGTCCACGCAAAGAAGGCGGCAGCCATGGCGCCCGCAAGGCTGCCTGCCAGAACTCCCATCAGCCAGAAGCCCGATGCGGCTGCAGCTATAAAACCGAAGAAGGCGCCCAGGGCCATGAGTCCCTCCAGCCCTATGTTCAGGATGCCTGCCCGGAAGGGGAGGTATCCGGCAACGGCGGCAAGAATCAGCGGAGCGGCTATGGAAAGAACCGAATTCAGCATGCTTATTCCCCTTTTCCGGCTTCACCGGCGGTAATGGCGATGAACACGGCGGCCTGGAGGAGCAGTCCCATCTCGTTGGAGATTCCGGAGGCCATTACCGCTGCGGAGAGTCCCTGGGTGAGGTAGGCGAAAAAGAGCGCCGCCGGCAGTATAAGGGCCGGACGGTAACGGGCTATCAGGGCCACGGCGATTCCGTTCCAGCCGATGCCTCCGGTACCCCCCTGTACAGCGGCCCCATAGACCCCAAGGCTCATCAGGGCTCCGGCGAGTCCGCACAGCGCCCCGGATATACTCATACCTCCGCTGCGGTAACGGGAGACGCGGATTCCCGAGAGGGATGCAAAACGGGGATTCGCGCCGCTCAGCCTGAGTTCATAGCCCATAAGGGTATAGCGGCTCAGAAACCACCACAGCAGGGCTGCCCCAAGGGCCAGAAATATGCCGCTGGTCAGCTGTGAAGGAGGAAGCAGTCGGACCAGGCGGAATCCCTCCGCTATCTTCGGGGTTGACAGCAGGTAGCTGTCCGGGTCCCGCAGGGGCACCGCTATAAGGTAGTCTATTATCGGGATCACGGCTCCCGCGGCCAGATAGGAGGAGATAAGCTCGTCGGTCCCTATTTTTTCCCGCATGATGCC
Protein-coding sequences here:
- a CDS encoding GntR family transcriptional regulator, translated to MEKQDTALTAVNDQFRSLSETVYSKIREAILARELEPGERLSERMLVDKLGVSSTTVKRALQQLQAEGLVEIQPRKGTYVVESFPAMEENTVMRASLEGLAARFAASKATDEDLQEMREQIVEMRRRTEKDTQQNISEANARFHSLVHRASYNPYVGRLIDVLRNFDRDLRHQALSDHEEAVRGLKDHISVFEAIEARDGDLAEERMRRHILRTLEFVKTGMKKGGKKF
- a CDS encoding ABC transporter permease subunit, encoding MLNSVLSIAAPLILAAVAGYLPFRAGILNIGLEGLMALGAFFGFIAAAASGFWLMGVLAGSLAGAMAAAFFAWTVLRLEANIFLSGLGLNLAAAGFLGIASQMAFGTKGVLRPAILNTSRTFPPDHGIIPVLAAGFAFTALMLIMSKTRWGHRVIAAGEAPETLENLGHPVKMVRLQTLVLSGIGCGAAGALLALDIGAYVPNMTGGRGWIALVALYIAGKSPLGLLATVLLFSAANATATVLQGMTGIPDSLLLASPFFITFLGLVAAGALRTLAESRQRRKERDLTADEVRG
- a CDS encoding ARMT1-like domain-containing protein, coding for MDRLCEVASSGFPAPGAVPKFLSPGFRELLNSADIIIGKGQGNYEALSGSGLSSGSPDQGKGYRFRRKGNGRGRFPRAYLRGKSRNPSEYGPRYLRYRRYVSSRP
- a CDS encoding ABC transporter permease, whose product is MTKNRRILVISGGILLLLGLVLYVSPKPLEALTDLFTDPLRTPFAFGNLMATAGILTLSGAGIAVAMTSGSFNLGGEGQAYLGSLLPVLLLLALPGAPPALMIPLGLAAGAFGGSAMGWLSGIMREKIGTDELISSYLAAGAVIPIIDYLIAVPLRDPDSYLLSTPKIAEGFRLVRLLPPSQLTSGIFLALGAALLWWFLSRYTLMGYELRLSGANPRFASLSGIRVSRYRSGGMSISGALCGLAGALMSLGVYGAAVQGGTGGIGWNGIAVALIARYRPALILPAALFFAYLTQGLSAAVMASGISNEMGLLLQAAVFIAITAGEAGKGE
- a CDS encoding TOBE domain-containing protein, producing the protein MKLSARNQIKGKVLKVTRGAVNSEVILEIPGGAQIVSIITNSSAESLGLAEGKTAYAVIKASNVMVAVD
- the argH gene encoding argininosuccinate lyase produces the protein MAKLWQKDYSLDSLIESFTVGRDYLLDMELLPADCTASLAHASMLATVGLLSDSELSSLSRGIRSVLDEYGSGEYRIEKSDEDGHTALENRLVALCGEAGKKIHTGRSRNDQVITALRLYSRAFLSEAVLAGIDTVDALLKLAREHEKTPMPGRTHMQIAMPSSVGLWAAAYAEELLDALRQLLSIDAVLDQSPLGSAASYGVPLPLDRELTAELMGFSGVQNNVLYVNNSRGKFESYLLDACEQIGLTLSKMAQDLILFSLPEFGYFSLPRELCSGSSIMPQKKNPDGLELMRAKSATLSSYASQVKGILRSLPSGYNRDFQETKEPFLRGARLCIQMLRVSTLTISKLEVNKEALKRGFTPEIYATDVALEMAAKGKSFRDAYREVGTALEKVKDRDPGESLKQRSSTGSPGNLNLSFAATRAAEIASHARALGESLAASASDLVGREVPLFPPLP